The following are from one region of the Rosistilla carotiformis genome:
- a CDS encoding ABC transporter ATP-binding protein: MTQPTPKIELRDLQLEYRGRDGAAMPVLQSIDLTVREGEFICIVGPSGCGKSTLLNIACGFLQPTRGQVLIDGTVVQRPDRRRVFIFQNNAVFPWLTVQQNIGFGLLDQSPKERDEAVRHYTEMVGLTGFEQAYPRELSGGMNQRVEIARALAADPDVLYMDEPLGALDFLTRLKMRTDLVEIWRRTQKTILFVTHDVEESVQLADRVVVMSPRPAEIRAILDVDLPRPRNLDSPEYLAIRDKIFRTMGLDHSGMQAEV; the protein is encoded by the coding sequence ATGACCCAACCAACACCCAAGATCGAACTTCGCGATCTGCAATTGGAATACCGCGGCCGCGATGGGGCTGCGATGCCGGTGCTGCAATCGATCGATTTGACGGTCCGCGAGGGAGAGTTCATCTGCATCGTCGGCCCTTCGGGTTGCGGCAAGTCGACGTTGTTAAACATCGCCTGCGGATTCCTGCAACCGACCCGTGGCCAGGTGTTGATCGACGGCACGGTCGTCCAGCGTCCCGATCGACGCCGTGTCTTTATCTTCCAGAACAACGCCGTCTTCCCGTGGCTGACCGTCCAGCAGAACATCGGATTTGGACTGTTGGATCAATCGCCGAAAGAGCGCGACGAAGCGGTCCGGCATTACACCGAAATGGTCGGATTGACCGGTTTCGAACAGGCCTATCCCCGCGAACTCTCCGGCGGCATGAACCAACGGGTCGAGATCGCGAGAGCGTTGGCTGCCGATCCCGATGTGCTGTACATGGACGAACCGTTGGGTGCGCTCGACTTTTTGACTCGCCTGAAGATGCGGACCGATCTGGTCGAGATCTGGCGGCGGACGCAGAAGACGATCCTATTCGTAACGCACGACGTCGAAGAATCGGTGCAATTGGCCGATCGCGTCGTGGTGATGAGTCCACGGCCGGCGGAGATCCGCGCGATCCTCGACGTCGACCTGCCGCGTCCCCGCAACCTCGACTCCCCCGAATACCTCGCGATCCGCGACAAGATCTTCCGCACGATGGGACTGGACCATTCGGGCATGCAAGCCGAAGTGTGA
- a CDS encoding ABC transporter permease gives MLARKILLGTLGIVIFLLIWHWVTLGNSRTDVPGPWLAFNGLIELAGQGVLWRYVIASVFRVAWGFFLAAIVGIPLGLAIGWSLWIRELLNPLVQALRPISPIAWLPIAVLVFGGVQWWEPSDLAAIFLIFLASLFPIVTAATSSVAAIDEKYLRAAENFGVRGLPLLRLVILPAAMPQILTGLRLAMGIAWVVVVAAEMLGVQSGLGFQINDSRNNLRYDFVVAAMLVISVIGMLLDSAMSRIERTSLARTGMARR, from the coding sequence ATGCTTGCACGCAAGATTCTGTTGGGCACGCTGGGGATCGTGATCTTCCTGTTGATCTGGCACTGGGTCACCCTGGGGAACAGCCGGACCGACGTTCCTGGACCTTGGTTGGCGTTCAACGGGCTGATCGAACTGGCCGGGCAAGGCGTGTTGTGGCGGTACGTGATCGCTTCGGTCTTCCGTGTCGCCTGGGGGTTTTTCCTGGCCGCGATCGTTGGGATTCCGTTAGGCCTGGCGATCGGTTGGTCGCTGTGGATTCGCGAGTTATTGAATCCGTTGGTGCAAGCGCTGCGGCCGATCTCGCCGATCGCCTGGCTGCCGATTGCGGTCCTGGTCTTTGGTGGCGTGCAATGGTGGGAACCAAGCGATCTGGCGGCGATCTTCTTGATCTTCCTGGCGTCGCTGTTTCCAATCGTTACCGCCGCGACATCGTCGGTCGCTGCGATCGATGAAAAGTATTTGCGAGCCGCCGAGAACTTTGGCGTACGCGGGCTGCCGCTGCTGCGATTGGTGATCCTGCCCGCCGCGATGCCGCAGATTTTGACGGGCCTGCGTTTGGCGATGGGGATCGCCTGGGTCGTCGTCGTGGCGGCCGAGATGCTGGGCGTTCAATCGGGGCTCGGGTTTCAGATCAACGATTCGCGGAACAACCTCCGCTACGATTTTGTTGTCGCCGCGATGTTGGTGATTTCGGTGATTGGGATGCTGTTGGATTCCGCGATGTCGCGGATCGAACGGACATCGTTGGCACGCACTGGGATGGCAAGACGATGA
- a CDS encoding ABC transporter substrate-binding protein, with the protein MSSFGKLTLTCLCLLGTVTILHAHFNLGMFDPPQQIAGDENGATRKSLRVGHLPVTCHLTCPVTSWVSKHSQQHSEFVSWRYTSWPAMTEDIDAGNLDAAFILAPLAMVMQRQGTPVKIVHLGHRDGTAIVVEKDSPYKTFADLRGKRIAIPHRYSNQRILIEKLKDEFGLTNAEITLIDYPPPEMPAGLKSGQFEAYIVGEPFAAKAEMDGFGRVLYFTKDIWPNFISCVLVVTERLIERDPELVTELVQGISASGKWIDQGDDRLMAGLAVEGTPSADGDAIPEQFGRSPRMQAAWIAARQEYYNQDPELLKFVLTRPLDRVSYSRLDLAKEDFAEIQDYAQRLGFFSFRPVTADDPFGFDDYCDPSFEQSGMWSLPLKSEEPQ; encoded by the coding sequence ATGTCCTCCTTTGGCAAACTAACGCTAACTTGCCTTTGCCTGCTGGGCACCGTGACGATCCTGCATGCCCACTTCAATCTAGGCATGTTCGATCCGCCACAGCAGATCGCCGGAGACGAGAATGGGGCGACGCGAAAGTCGTTGCGAGTCGGTCATCTTCCGGTGACCTGCCATCTGACCTGCCCGGTCACCAGCTGGGTCAGCAAACATTCGCAGCAGCATTCGGAATTCGTTTCGTGGCGGTACACCAGCTGGCCGGCGATGACCGAAGACATCGACGCAGGGAATCTCGACGCCGCCTTCATTCTGGCTCCGCTGGCGATGGTGATGCAGCGGCAGGGAACGCCGGTCAAGATCGTCCATCTGGGGCATCGCGACGGCACAGCGATCGTCGTCGAAAAAGACTCACCCTACAAAACGTTTGCCGATCTTCGCGGCAAGCGGATCGCGATTCCGCATCGCTATTCGAACCAACGCATCCTGATCGAAAAGCTGAAGGATGAGTTCGGGTTGACGAACGCGGAGATCACGCTGATCGATTACCCGCCGCCGGAGATGCCTGCCGGTTTGAAATCGGGGCAGTTCGAAGCCTACATCGTCGGCGAACCGTTTGCCGCCAAAGCGGAGATGGACGGCTTTGGCCGCGTCCTCTACTTCACCAAAGATATCTGGCCCAACTTTATCTCTTGTGTCTTGGTCGTGACCGAGCGGTTGATCGAGCGCGATCCTGAGCTGGTAACCGAACTGGTGCAGGGGATTTCGGCATCGGGAAAATGGATCGACCAAGGAGACGATCGCTTGATGGCCGGGCTGGCTGTCGAAGGAACGCCGTCGGCCGATGGCGATGCGATTCCCGAACAGTTCGGCCGCTCGCCGCGGATGCAGGCGGCCTGGATCGCCGCCCGACAAGAATATTACAACCAAGATCCCGAGCTACTGAAGTTTGTCCTAACGCGCCCCTTGGACCGCGTCAGTTACAGCCGGTTGGATCTCGCCAAAGAAGACTTTGCCGAGATTCAAGATTACGCCCAACGGCTGGGCTTCTTCAGCTTTCGCCCCGTGACAGCCGACGATCCGTTTGGATTCGACGACTACTGCGACCCCTCGTTTGAGCAATCGGGGATGTGGTCGCTGCCGCTGAAATCCGAGGAGCCGCAGTGA
- a CDS encoding alpha/beta hydrolase, with amino-acid sequence MMKLKTVLFAPLACLMLSNIVVAQTPQPQKLWKDGAPGAGGSEVGDLPSLTIYQATGEAPRPAIVVLPGGGYGGLAIDHEGHAIAKWLQDLGVTAAICQYRHRGKGNQGAGYKHPYPLMDAQRAIRTLRAQAAELNIDPNRIGILGFSAGGHLASTAATHFDDGNPDASDPIDRVSCRPDFAVLCYAVIGLNKPYTHRGSQRNLLGEDAPEELVESLSNESQVTEKTPPIFLFHTSEDTGVPPQNSIHFYLACHKHKVPVEMHIFEKGRHGVGLAAGRPGAEHWPMLCHEWMISRGILPAAK; translated from the coding sequence ATGATGAAGCTCAAAACCGTTCTGTTTGCACCTTTGGCCTGCCTGATGTTGTCCAACATCGTTGTTGCCCAAACCCCCCAGCCTCAAAAGCTTTGGAAAGATGGAGCCCCCGGCGCGGGGGGATCCGAGGTAGGCGATCTGCCCAGTTTGACGATCTATCAGGCGACGGGCGAAGCGCCACGGCCGGCGATCGTTGTCCTGCCGGGCGGTGGTTACGGCGGATTGGCGATCGATCACGAAGGGCATGCGATCGCGAAATGGTTGCAGGATCTCGGCGTCACCGCAGCGATCTGCCAGTACCGCCATCGCGGCAAAGGAAACCAGGGAGCCGGTTACAAACATCCCTATCCGTTAATGGACGCCCAGCGAGCGATCCGCACCCTTCGCGCTCAAGCTGCTGAACTGAACATCGATCCAAATCGGATCGGCATCCTCGGCTTCTCCGCCGGCGGTCACCTGGCATCGACTGCGGCGACCCACTTCGACGACGGGAATCCCGACGCGTCGGATCCGATCGATCGCGTCAGCTGCCGCCCCGACTTTGCCGTTTTGTGTTACGCGGTGATCGGTCTGAACAAACCGTACACGCATCGCGGCAGCCAACGCAATCTGCTGGGCGAAGACGCACCCGAAGAACTTGTCGAGTCGCTGTCGAACGAATCGCAGGTGACCGAAAAGACACCGCCGATCTTCTTGTTCCACACCAGCGAAGATACCGGCGTGCCGCCGCAGAACTCCATCCACTTCTACCTGGCCTGCCACAAGCACAAGGTGCCGGTCGAGATGCACATCTTCGAGAAGGGCCGACACGGAGTCGGCCTAGCCGCAGGCCGCCCCGGCGCCGAACACTGGCCGATGCTATGCCACGAGTGGATGATCTCCCGAGGCATCCTGCCCGCGGCCAAGTAG
- a CDS encoding alkyl/aryl-sulfatase produces the protein MSKNRFSFDLSRFTVGAANAWLLGIVALTATVAHGQTQTDPDTALRMLNAQQQQFEKGVVQVADNVFTAVGYHGANTSMIVGTDGVIIIDTLFGPSSAADAAEAFRQHSDKPVKAIIYTHSHGDHIGGASAFVGDAKPDIYATESFGSAEGVNKAVDPIKQKRNVRQFGRKLSPAESTNRGVAPAGTKDGDRGEGFLPPTVTVPNSGLKTTIAGIDIEFHISPGETDDAMFIWLPSEKVLFAGDNFYNSFPNLYAIRGTAYRDVLNWSESVGNMATLKPHVVVPGHTMPIAGEAAATAALQDYSDAIRSVYDQTVRGINAGKGPDQLAHEVELPEHLQDKPYLIQFYGTVPHAVRAIYCGLLGWYDGNPTTLNRLEPKIKAKKMAQLAGGTAELTAQMESALENQDYQWALELSDHVKWLDDADRKLARKTKIAALRGLAAREYNAPNRNYYLSYANELESGQLSNVWF, from the coding sequence ATGAGTAAAAACAGATTCTCATTCGACCTTTCTCGGTTCACTGTCGGCGCAGCGAATGCCTGGCTACTCGGCATCGTCGCGCTGACCGCCACGGTCGCCCATGGCCAAACGCAAACCGATCCCGACACGGCGCTGCGGATGCTGAACGCTCAACAGCAGCAGTTTGAGAAGGGAGTTGTCCAAGTCGCGGACAACGTCTTCACCGCGGTTGGTTATCACGGCGCGAACACTTCGATGATCGTCGGCACCGACGGGGTGATCATCATCGATACGCTCTTCGGTCCCAGCAGTGCAGCCGACGCGGCCGAGGCGTTTCGGCAACACAGCGACAAACCGGTCAAGGCGATCATCTATACGCACAGCCATGGCGATCACATCGGTGGCGCCAGTGCGTTTGTCGGCGACGCGAAGCCCGACATCTACGCCACCGAGAGTTTTGGTTCGGCCGAAGGCGTCAACAAAGCTGTCGATCCGATTAAGCAGAAGCGAAACGTACGCCAGTTCGGTCGCAAGCTCTCGCCGGCCGAAAGCACCAACCGCGGCGTTGCCCCGGCGGGTACAAAAGATGGCGACCGCGGCGAAGGGTTTCTTCCACCGACCGTCACCGTTCCCAACAGCGGACTCAAGACAACGATCGCGGGAATCGATATCGAATTCCACATCAGCCCCGGGGAAACCGACGATGCGATGTTTATCTGGCTGCCCAGCGAGAAGGTGCTTTTCGCAGGGGACAACTTTTACAATTCCTTTCCCAACCTCTACGCGATCCGTGGCACCGCCTATCGCGACGTGCTGAATTGGTCCGAAAGCGTTGGCAATATGGCCACATTAAAACCACATGTGGTCGTCCCCGGCCACACGATGCCGATCGCAGGAGAGGCAGCGGCGACCGCGGCACTGCAGGATTACAGCGATGCGATTCGCAGCGTGTACGATCAAACGGTGCGAGGCATCAACGCCGGAAAAGGTCCCGACCAACTTGCTCACGAAGTCGAACTCCCCGAGCACCTTCAAGACAAACCGTACCTGATTCAGTTCTACGGGACGGTGCCGCACGCGGTACGCGCCATCTATTGCGGGTTGTTGGGTTGGTACGACGGCAATCCAACGACGTTAAATCGACTGGAACCCAAGATCAAAGCGAAGAAGATGGCTCAGCTGGCCGGCGGGACTGCCGAACTAACCGCTCAGATGGAGTCCGCCCTGGAGAATCAGGATTACCAGTGGGCGCTGGAGCTGTCCGACCACGTGAAATGGCTCGACGATGCCGATCGGAAGCTCGCCCGCAAAACAAAGATCGCGGCGTTACGAGGCTTGGCAGCGAGAGAGTACAACGCGCCCAACAGAAACTACTACCTCAGCTATGCCAACGAACTCGAATCGGGCCAGTTGAGCAACGTCTGGTTTTAA
- a CDS encoding MarR family winged helix-turn-helix transcriptional regulator: MHFDSESSPGFAIGRVAYLIRSGMAAELKKAGWPFSPEETQTLITLSDAGEPRSMNELASLMIRDPTTVKRQLDRLVEHQFVERSASTEDARIVMIHLTRRGEQKLQKILPLLDDLRKTALQGIPKSDLETTQNVLRKMQINLRNHVAKD, from the coding sequence ATGCACTTTGATTCCGAATCCTCGCCCGGATTTGCCATAGGGCGTGTCGCTTATCTGATTCGTAGTGGGATGGCGGCAGAGCTGAAGAAAGCCGGCTGGCCCTTTTCCCCCGAGGAAACACAAACGTTGATCACGTTGTCCGACGCCGGTGAACCGAGGAGTATGAACGAGTTGGCATCGCTGATGATTCGCGATCCCACAACCGTGAAACGCCAGTTGGATCGGCTGGTCGAACATCAATTTGTCGAACGCAGTGCATCGACCGAAGACGCCCGGATTGTGATGATCCACTTAACTCGCAGAGGCGAACAGAAACTGCAGAAGATCCTCCCACTGCTGGATGACTTGCGAAAAACTGCATTGCAGGGAATCCCCAAGTCTGACTTGGAAACAACGCAAAACGTGCTACGAAAAATGCAGATCAACTTAAGAAACCACGTCGCAAAGGATTAA
- the alaS gene encoding alanine--tRNA ligase: MKTDELREMYLDFYVSKGHTLQGSDVLVPTWDPSVLFTPAGMNQFKDHFLGKVKLDFTRATTCQKCLRTGDIENVGRTAYHHTFFEMLGNFSFGDYFKTEAIHWAWEFLTSKKWLNIPAERLNVTVYKDDDEAFGIWHEKIGLPTSKIARMDEDENFWPASAPSQGPDGVCGPCSEIYYELEGGESVEIWNLVFTQFNRVGSPPDNLQPLPSKNIDTGMGLERCASVLQGQPTNYHIDNLFPIVQAAAEVCSRNYSLDSDDGRRLRRITDHVRACTFSIHENVYPGPDKAKYVVRRLIRRAVLDGHQMGLREPFLHQIVPAVVEQMKKPYPELAESVQRVTRVMQKEEEAFFQTLDAALSRIDQMFTRMEDVAGVMVDGNEAADLYKTYGVPPELLQTLASEKNLTFDWDGYNKSMDQHAVDSGAGQKELFQTGPLETLKESLRETPFLGYEQISASCHVKGIIVGNTDGDEHLLGKVAAGGADQELRVVLDHSPFYAESGGQVGDVGTIHNDDFEFHVTDTQKHAALIVHYGHLVRGTIQENATVTADVDTERRDAIRRAHSATHILHHALQKHVGQHAQQQGSKVEADVLRFDFTNQEALSETQIEAIQSDVLEHVAAGDPIRWDTVPLADARAAGAMMLFGEKYPDPVRMVSMGEFSKELCGGTHLDNTGDVQAFELTSEESVSSNTRRIVALTGEKAKAYRQQTTEILEAAAKQLGCPVAAVSEATKGLIDQVRKLKKQLASGNADVQKRTPVTGGGGEASYAKMKLIVRDTARMLNVAAADVSSRIDALLADEKSLIQQLANLTAGEQVTADDLLADAETVGEALLIVRTIDGANPNVIRQLIDQLRKKSDKPVAVLLATVVGGDKVILVAGISKSLVEGGMSAGKWVGEVAAVVGGGGGGKPDLAQAGGKDPEKLPAAIDKAKEVGRSMIG; the protein is encoded by the coding sequence ATGAAGACCGACGAACTGCGTGAAATGTACTTGGATTTCTATGTCAGCAAAGGACATACGCTGCAGGGGAGCGATGTGTTGGTGCCGACCTGGGATCCCTCGGTGCTGTTCACTCCCGCCGGCATGAACCAGTTCAAGGATCACTTCCTGGGCAAGGTGAAGCTCGATTTCACGCGGGCGACGACCTGCCAAAAGTGTCTGCGAACCGGCGACATCGAAAACGTCGGCCGCACCGCCTACCACCACACATTCTTTGAGATGTTGGGCAACTTCAGCTTCGGCGATTACTTCAAGACCGAAGCGATCCACTGGGCTTGGGAGTTTCTGACCAGCAAAAAGTGGCTGAACATTCCGGCCGAGCGGTTGAACGTGACGGTCTACAAAGACGATGACGAAGCGTTTGGGATCTGGCACGAAAAGATCGGCCTGCCGACCTCCAAGATCGCCCGGATGGACGAGGACGAAAACTTCTGGCCTGCCAGCGCGCCGAGCCAGGGCCCCGATGGCGTCTGCGGTCCCTGCAGCGAGATCTATTACGAATTGGAAGGGGGCGAATCGGTCGAGATCTGGAACCTCGTCTTCACCCAGTTCAACCGCGTCGGCAGTCCTCCCGACAACCTGCAACCGCTGCCCAGCAAAAACATCGACACCGGAATGGGGCTGGAACGCTGCGCCAGCGTCCTGCAGGGTCAACCGACCAATTACCACATCGATAATCTGTTCCCGATCGTGCAAGCGGCCGCCGAAGTCTGCAGCCGCAATTATTCGTTGGACAGCGACGATGGTCGCCGCTTGCGACGGATCACCGACCACGTCCGCGCCTGCACTTTTTCGATCCACGAAAACGTCTACCCCGGCCCCGACAAAGCCAAATATGTCGTCCGCCGCTTGATCCGCCGCGCCGTCTTGGACGGACATCAAATGGGTTTACGTGAACCGTTCCTGCACCAAATCGTGCCGGCGGTTGTCGAACAGATGAAGAAGCCGTATCCGGAACTGGCTGAATCGGTTCAACGCGTCACCCGCGTGATGCAGAAAGAGGAAGAAGCGTTCTTCCAAACGCTCGACGCCGCGCTCTCGCGGATCGATCAGATGTTCACGCGGATGGAAGATGTCGCCGGCGTGATGGTCGACGGCAACGAAGCGGCCGACCTCTACAAAACCTACGGCGTCCCGCCGGAACTGTTGCAGACGCTGGCGTCGGAAAAGAACCTGACCTTCGATTGGGACGGGTACAACAAATCGATGGACCAACACGCTGTCGATAGCGGTGCGGGGCAGAAAGAGCTGTTCCAGACAGGTCCTTTGGAAACGCTGAAGGAATCGCTCCGCGAGACTCCCTTCCTGGGCTACGAACAGATCTCGGCCAGCTGCCACGTCAAAGGCATCATCGTCGGTAACACCGATGGAGACGAACATCTGTTGGGCAAAGTTGCCGCGGGCGGGGCCGATCAAGAACTCCGCGTCGTCTTGGATCACTCTCCCTTCTACGCCGAAAGTGGCGGCCAAGTTGGCGACGTCGGGACGATCCACAACGACGATTTTGAGTTCCATGTCACCGACACGCAGAAACATGCCGCGTTGATCGTCCATTACGGACACCTGGTTCGCGGCACGATCCAAGAAAACGCAACGGTCACCGCCGACGTCGACACCGAGCGACGCGACGCGATCCGCCGCGCTCACTCGGCGACTCATATCCTGCACCACGCGTTGCAAAAACATGTCGGGCAACACGCCCAACAACAGGGATCCAAGGTCGAAGCCGACGTGTTGCGATTCGACTTCACCAACCAAGAAGCCCTCTCCGAAACGCAGATCGAAGCGATCCAAAGCGACGTCTTGGAACATGTCGCCGCCGGCGATCCGATTCGCTGGGACACCGTCCCGTTGGCCGACGCCCGCGCTGCCGGAGCGATGATGCTGTTTGGTGAAAAGTACCCGGACCCGGTACGGATGGTATCGATGGGAGAGTTCTCCAAAGAGTTGTGCGGCGGCACGCACTTGGATAACACCGGCGACGTGCAAGCGTTTGAATTGACAAGCGAGGAGAGCGTCTCCAGCAACACCCGGCGGATCGTGGCGTTGACGGGCGAAAAAGCGAAAGCGTATCGCCAACAAACAACTGAGATTCTCGAAGCGGCCGCCAAACAATTGGGCTGCCCCGTCGCTGCGGTTAGCGAAGCGACCAAGGGCTTGATCGATCAGGTTCGCAAGCTGAAGAAACAACTGGCCAGCGGAAACGCTGACGTCCAAAAACGAACTCCCGTGACCGGCGGCGGTGGCGAGGCGAGCTATGCGAAGATGAAGTTGATCGTCCGCGATACCGCTCGAATGTTGAACGTCGCTGCGGCGGACGTCAGCTCGCGGATCGATGCCCTGTTGGCCGACGAAAAGTCATTGATCCAGCAACTGGCCAACCTGACCGCCGGTGAACAAGTGACCGCCGACGATCTTTTGGCCGACGCCGAAACCGTAGGCGAGGCGCTGTTGATCGTCCGGACGATCGATGGTGCCAATCCGAACGTGATCCGCCAGTTGATCGACCAGCTGCGCAAGAAGAGCGACAAGCCGGTTGCGGTTCTGTTGGCGACGGTTGTTGGCGGCGACAAGGTGATCTTGGTCGCAGGGATCAGCAAATCCCTGGTCGAAGGCGGGATGAGCGCTGGCAAATGGGTTGGCGAAGTGGCAGCGGTCGTCGGTGGCGGCGGCGGTGGCAAACCCGACCTGGCTCAAGCCGGCGGCAAGGATCCCGAAAAGCTCCCCGCTGCGATCGACAAGGCGAAAGAGGTCGGCCGATCGATGATCGGCTAA
- a CDS encoding trypsin-like peptidase domain-containing protein, giving the protein MRQIAFLVVILFSACPTPAQQPPDALLSMQSALTNAIDRAGRSVVAIARVRKDLPADAMGDLKFNLPGLGRPLIDPSNPAFVPTEFASGVIVSADGDVLTNFHVLDDPKQNDYYVWHRGIGSQAVVQATPAEVLAGDPWTDLAILRIENAKDLPAIKMGDASQIQRGMFVISLGNPYAIARDGYPSASMGIVSNLQRAAAPRPDKESRGQAPPSQQLHEFGTLIQTDAKLNLGTSGGALVNLQGEMIGLTTSLAAVAGYEQSAGFAIPIDKSMRAAIDKLREGKTPAFGFLGLEPADLPEPQRARGLRGAIVRQVLQGMPAQRAGLRSGDLITKIDGQPIDGAAGLFREMSRRPANAHVQMTLLQGNPLTDDFQSKIVDVTLGKKYLALTKPGYSRFPEPSWRGLRVDHGTALPPGQLFGFSRPREILPVAVISVDPGTPAWNAGLRPGQFVQKVGDKSVPDPDTFYELVKEQTDAVALTIVGPGDREQRISVPTSIQ; this is encoded by the coding sequence ATGCGACAAATTGCTTTCCTCGTTGTCATTTTGTTCTCGGCCTGTCCGACTCCAGCACAGCAACCGCCCGACGCGTTGCTGTCGATGCAGTCGGCGTTAACCAATGCGATCGATCGCGCGGGGCGTTCGGTCGTTGCGATTGCTCGCGTTCGGAAAGATCTGCCCGCCGATGCGATGGGCGATCTGAAATTCAATCTCCCCGGGCTCGGTCGACCGCTGATCGATCCGAGCAACCCGGCGTTTGTTCCGACAGAGTTTGCGTCGGGCGTGATCGTTTCGGCCGACGGCGACGTGCTGACGAACTTCCACGTCCTCGACGATCCCAAACAGAACGACTATTACGTCTGGCATCGTGGAATCGGCAGCCAGGCGGTCGTCCAAGCGACGCCCGCCGAAGTCCTAGCGGGCGACCCGTGGACCGATCTAGCGATCCTGCGAATCGAAAACGCCAAGGATCTCCCCGCGATCAAAATGGGCGATGCGTCGCAGATCCAACGCGGCATGTTTGTGATCTCTTTAGGCAATCCGTACGCTATCGCTCGCGACGGATACCCCAGCGCCAGCATGGGGATCGTTTCGAATCTCCAGCGAGCTGCGGCACCGCGGCCCGACAAGGAATCGCGCGGGCAAGCTCCCCCTAGCCAGCAGTTGCACGAATTTGGGACCTTGATTCAAACCGACGCCAAGTTGAACCTGGGGACCAGCGGCGGAGCGCTTGTTAATCTGCAGGGCGAGATGATCGGGCTGACCACATCGCTGGCCGCGGTCGCTGGATACGAACAATCGGCCGGGTTTGCGATTCCGATCGACAAATCGATGCGAGCCGCGATCGACAAATTGCGTGAAGGCAAAACGCCCGCGTTCGGCTTCTTGGGTTTGGAACCGGCCGACCTCCCCGAACCTCAACGGGCCCGCGGGCTGCGTGGAGCGATCGTTCGCCAGGTGCTGCAAGGCATGCCAGCTCAACGGGCTGGTTTGCGCAGCGGCGATCTGATCACCAAGATCGACGGGCAACCGATCGATGGCGCGGCGGGATTGTTTCGCGAGATGAGTCGCCGACCGGCGAACGCCCACGTCCAGATGACGCTGCTGCAAGGCAACCCGCTGACCGACGACTTCCAATCCAAAATCGTCGACGTCACGCTGGGGAAGAAATACCTCGCGTTGACCAAACCGGGCTACAGCCGGTTTCCCGAACCGAGCTGGCGTGGATTGCGAGTCGACCACGGGACGGCCCTACCGCCGGGCCAGTTGTTTGGGTTCTCGCGGCCTCGGGAGATCCTGCCCGTCGCGGTGATCAGCGTCGATCCCGGCACGCCCGCTTGGAACGCCGGGCTGCGACCGGGGCAATTCGTGCAGAAAGTGGGCGACAAATCGGTGCCAGATCCCGATACCTTCTATGAGCTAGTGAAAGAGCAGACCGATGCGGTCGCGCTGACGATTGTGGGCCCCGGCGATCGCGAGCAACGGATCTCGGTCCCGACGAGCATCCAATAG